One stretch of Candidatus Baltobacteraceae bacterium DNA includes these proteins:
- a CDS encoding amidase → MISQTDETLAFGPIATLRRALCDGLFSPVELVELVLARIDRDEPRLKAWVEIDRDAALGAARTADLSAPLGGIPFGVKDVIDVRNMPTRFGANISAPLPQLDAWCVAAVRRAGAIPLGKLHTTPFAYADPAPTKNAIESTYSPGGSSSGSGAAVGAHQIPFAFGTQTGGSTLRPAAFNGVAGFKPTFSAIPTTGVAMLAPTFDTVGIIARTASDLAEVFAVYYPGALDAVPPPAPRIIDALGYRMDISGSQVCAAIDRALEALVAAGATRTKRALPSVVEQVESNWRAIAAYEASAVLPPLIERVSGYPRAEKLIAEGLAQDAACYRKARDVRSQIVGELSALLSEGDVIALPSAGEVPKFGSMGDAHFLRLWSLGGFPSISIPVGFDATGLPIGMQLVAKRGDDLMLLAIARWAENQLT, encoded by the coding sequence GTGATTTCGCAGACGGACGAGACGCTCGCATTCGGCCCGATTGCGACGCTCCGCAGAGCGCTATGCGACGGGTTATTCTCTCCGGTTGAGCTCGTCGAACTCGTGCTGGCGCGTATCGATCGCGACGAACCGCGCCTGAAGGCATGGGTGGAGATCGATCGGGATGCGGCGCTCGGCGCCGCACGCACGGCCGACCTGAGCGCGCCGCTTGGTGGAATTCCGTTCGGCGTCAAGGACGTCATCGATGTCCGCAACATGCCGACGCGCTTCGGCGCGAACATTTCGGCGCCACTGCCGCAACTCGACGCATGGTGCGTTGCGGCGGTACGGCGCGCAGGCGCCATCCCGCTCGGCAAGCTGCACACGACGCCGTTTGCTTACGCCGATCCGGCCCCAACCAAGAACGCGATCGAATCTACGTATTCGCCCGGAGGTTCGAGCTCGGGAAGCGGAGCTGCGGTCGGAGCGCATCAGATCCCGTTTGCCTTCGGAACGCAAACCGGCGGCTCAACCTTGCGTCCCGCAGCATTCAACGGCGTCGCCGGATTCAAGCCGACGTTCAGTGCGATTCCAACGACCGGAGTCGCGATGCTCGCGCCTACCTTTGATACGGTGGGAATCATCGCGCGGACGGCGAGCGATCTTGCGGAGGTCTTCGCCGTCTACTATCCCGGTGCGCTCGATGCGGTGCCTCCACCCGCGCCGCGCATCATTGACGCGCTCGGCTATCGCATGGATATTTCCGGTTCGCAGGTTTGCGCAGCGATCGATCGGGCGCTCGAAGCGCTTGTGGCGGCCGGCGCGACGCGCACGAAACGCGCCCTACCGTCCGTAGTCGAGCAAGTAGAAAGTAATTGGCGCGCGATCGCTGCGTACGAAGCGTCCGCAGTATTGCCCCCGCTCATTGAGCGCGTCTCAGGCTATCCGCGTGCCGAGAAACTGATCGCCGAAGGGCTCGCGCAAGATGCGGCTTGCTATCGAAAGGCGCGCGACGTTCGTTCACAGATTGTGGGCGAGCTTTCGGCGCTTCTCTCTGAAGGTGATGTGATCGCCTTGCCGTCCGCCGGCGAAGTGCCGAAGTTCGGCTCGATGGGCGATGCGCATTTCTTGCGTCTGTGGTCGCTCGGCGGTTTTCCGTCGATCTCGATTCCGGTCGGATTCGATGCGACAGGTTTACCAATCGGTATGCAGCTCGTGGCAAAACGCGGCGACGACCTTATGCTGCTAGCCATTGCGCGCTGGGCTGAGAATCAACTCACGTGA
- a CDS encoding amino acid ABC transporter permease, protein MSGYTFDPAIIWQNLPNLLGGLLLTLEVSLIGIIGALVIGIAGGAVRTFELPVVSGIVRVYVEFIRNTPFLVQLFFLYFALPELGLRLSGFTVAWVTLMIHGGSYNVENFRAGFTSTAAGFREGARALGLSPWQAFRYVTFPIGIRTAMPSVTNTCISVLKGSSLMVAIGFPELTDRAVSIVGQTFRVYEMFFTIAIIYLVVVWALSIVMHWAERRMAIPGFSI, encoded by the coding sequence ATGAGCGGCTACACCTTCGATCCCGCGATCATCTGGCAGAATCTGCCCAATCTTTTGGGTGGACTGCTGTTGACGTTGGAGGTGAGCCTGATCGGCATCATCGGCGCGCTCGTCATCGGGATCGCGGGCGGCGCCGTACGAACCTTTGAGCTGCCCGTAGTCAGCGGCATCGTTCGGGTGTACGTCGAGTTCATCCGCAACACGCCGTTTCTCGTGCAGCTCTTTTTCCTGTATTTCGCCTTACCCGAGCTAGGGCTGCGTCTAAGCGGTTTCACGGTCGCGTGGGTGACGCTGATGATTCACGGCGGATCGTACAACGTCGAGAACTTTCGCGCCGGCTTCACGTCGACTGCTGCGGGTTTCCGCGAAGGTGCGCGTGCACTCGGACTTTCTCCATGGCAAGCCTTTCGTTATGTGACCTTCCCGATCGGAATTCGCACCGCAATGCCGTCGGTCACGAACACCTGCATCTCGGTGCTCAAAGGCTCGTCGCTGATGGTTGCGATCGGCTTTCCGGAGCTTACCGACAGAGCGGTCTCCATCGTCGGTCAAACATTTCGCGTCTACGAGATGTTCTTCACAATCGCCATCATCTATCTGGTCGTCGTTTGGGCGCTTTCGATCGTCATGCACTGGGCCGAGCGTCGCATGGCGATCCCGGGATTCAGCATTTGA
- a CDS encoding amino acid ABC transporter ATP-binding protein has translation MSLIQVEDVEKRFDANVVLRGVSLQVERGEVLVVIGPSGGGKSTLLRCINLLEPIQRGRIIVDGQVITDPGVNVNAVRRQVGMVFQHFNLFPHLRVIDNLTLAPTQALHQQKSEASQRGRALLERVGLRDKADSYPHQLSGGQQQRVAIARALMMDPRVMLFDEVTSALDPELVGDVLEVMRDLAESGMTMIVVTHEMQFAREVGDRLVLIAEGVVVEEGKPREMLDRPQHERTRQFLRRLLRFHDAEGAPVSQGGT, from the coding sequence GTGAGCCTGATTCAAGTCGAGGACGTCGAGAAGCGCTTCGATGCGAACGTGGTGTTGCGCGGCGTCAGTCTGCAGGTCGAACGTGGCGAAGTTCTTGTCGTCATCGGCCCGAGCGGCGGCGGTAAGAGCACGCTTCTGCGTTGTATCAATCTGCTGGAGCCGATTCAGCGCGGCCGCATCATCGTCGACGGGCAAGTCATCACGGACCCGGGCGTCAACGTCAACGCGGTGCGGCGCCAAGTCGGAATGGTCTTCCAACACTTCAATCTCTTTCCGCATCTGCGCGTCATCGACAATCTTACACTCGCGCCGACGCAAGCGTTGCACCAACAAAAATCCGAAGCGAGTCAACGCGGTCGGGCGCTGCTCGAACGCGTCGGCTTGCGCGACAAAGCCGATAGCTATCCGCATCAGCTTTCCGGAGGCCAGCAACAACGCGTTGCCATCGCCCGGGCTCTCATGATGGATCCGCGCGTCATGCTCTTCGATGAGGTTACGTCCGCCCTCGATCCGGAACTCGTCGGCGACGTCCTCGAAGTGATGCGCGATCTCGCAGAATCGGGGATGACGATGATTGTCGTGACGCACGAGATGCAATTCGCGCGCGAAGTCGGCGATCGACTGGTTTTGATCGCCGAAGGCGTGGTCGTTGAAGAAGGTAAGCCGCGCGAGATGCTCGATCGGCCGCAGCACGAACGAACGCGCCAGTTCTTACGACGGTTGCTGCGTTTTCACGATGCGGAGGGCGCTCCGGTCAGTCAAGGAGGCACATGA
- a CDS encoding bifunctional enoyl-CoA hydratase/phosphate acetyltransferase: MSINTLRAEFGHLENMMAAVRARKCPRTVAVVQPVSSYALAAVLRATEEGFVRPLLVGDETRIRKLAADEGLRLDDAQIVGADTDADAAERAVALVRSGDAEMLMKGHIHTDDFLRPTLNREGGLRTDRTMSHIFVCYLPQQIYPKALLVTDAAFNIAPNLAAKRAIVENAIALAHALGVAVPKVAVLAATEEVNSAMPATVDARALRDMNRGGEITGAIVDGPFAFDNALSAKAAKTKGIDSPVCGDPDILVVPTIEAGNMLYKEMVHFCGAITPGIVLGATAPILLTSRADPLEARLASCALAAAYLDAA; the protein is encoded by the coding sequence ATGTCTATAAACACCTTACGGGCTGAGTTCGGGCATCTCGAAAATATGATGGCAGCCGTGCGCGCACGTAAATGTCCGCGCACGGTTGCGGTCGTTCAGCCGGTCAGCAGCTACGCGCTCGCTGCGGTACTGCGGGCAACGGAAGAAGGCTTCGTTCGTCCATTGCTGGTCGGCGATGAAACGCGGATTCGCAAGCTCGCGGCCGATGAAGGCTTGCGTCTTGACGATGCGCAGATCGTGGGTGCAGATACTGACGCGGATGCTGCGGAGCGTGCCGTCGCCCTCGTTCGAAGCGGCGACGCCGAGATGCTGATGAAAGGGCACATTCACACCGACGATTTTCTTCGTCCGACGCTTAACCGCGAAGGCGGCTTGCGAACGGATCGGACGATGAGTCACATCTTCGTATGCTATCTGCCGCAACAGATCTATCCGAAGGCACTATTGGTGACCGACGCCGCCTTTAACATCGCGCCGAACTTGGCGGCAAAACGCGCGATTGTCGAAAATGCAATCGCGCTCGCGCACGCGCTCGGCGTGGCTGTGCCGAAAGTCGCTGTGCTCGCCGCAACCGAAGAAGTAAATTCTGCGATGCCTGCGACGGTCGACGCACGTGCGCTGCGCGACATGAATCGCGGCGGTGAGATCACAGGCGCCATCGTCGACGGCCCGTTTGCGTTTGACAACGCGCTCTCTGCCAAAGCGGCGAAGACGAAAGGGATCGACTCTCCTGTTTGCGGCGATCCGGATATCCTCGTCGTGCCGACGATCGAAGCCGGCAACATGCTCTATAAGGAGATGGTGCACTTCTGCGGAGCGATTACGCCCGGAATCGTTCTCGGTGCTACAGCACCGATTCTTCTCACGTCACGTGCTGATCCACTCGAAGCGCGGCTCGCATCTTGCGCGCTAGCCGCAGCCTATTTGGACGCTGCGTGA
- a CDS encoding transporter substrate-binding domain-containing protein, which translates to MSVAVPAELRAKGVLTVGVKCDYPPFGYVDTSGNTVGYDVDFARELAQLALGNPNAVQTQCVSSADRIPYLTTHRVDIVIATLGYNADRARVIAFSKPYFSQTGRVIVTKASGINGVKDFGGKTVLTLKGTPYGKWFNDCLPSAKVTEYETTSQALIALKEGRGVGYADDDTLLIGLAGKDPSLTVVGALYSSKYGVGMRLDDDAMIKWVDAAITKLQSQDFFFSQFKKWVPDKHLQDLFSESMPRPGHDLNYPAGPVVHC; encoded by the coding sequence ATGTCAGTTGCGGTTCCGGCAGAGCTCAGAGCCAAAGGGGTGCTAACGGTCGGCGTCAAGTGCGACTATCCGCCGTTCGGCTACGTCGACACCAGCGGAAACACGGTTGGCTATGACGTTGATTTCGCGCGTGAGCTCGCACAGCTTGCGCTCGGCAATCCGAATGCGGTGCAGACCCAGTGCGTCTCGAGCGCAGACCGAATTCCGTACCTCACGACGCATCGGGTCGACATCGTTATTGCGACGCTGGGATACAACGCGGATCGCGCCCGCGTCATCGCGTTCTCGAAGCCGTACTTTTCGCAAACCGGCCGTGTGATCGTCACGAAAGCGTCCGGAATCAACGGCGTCAAGGACTTTGGCGGCAAGACCGTCCTCACGCTTAAGGGCACGCCGTACGGTAAGTGGTTCAACGATTGCCTTCCGAGCGCTAAGGTCACGGAATACGAGACGACGAGCCAAGCGCTGATTGCGCTCAAAGAAGGCCGCGGCGTCGGATATGCGGACGACGATACGTTGTTGATCGGACTTGCCGGCAAGGATCCATCATTGACCGTCGTCGGCGCGCTCTACTCGAGCAAGTACGGCGTCGGCATGCGTCTCGACGACGACGCAATGATCAAGTGGGTCGACGCTGCGATCACCAAGTTGCAATCCCAAGACTTCTTTTTCAGTCAGTTCAAGAAGTGGGTCCCCGACAAACACCTCCAGGATCTGTTCTCAGAGTCGATGCCGCGTCCGGGGCACGATCTCAACTATCCAGCAGGTCCCGTCGTTCACTGCTGA
- a CDS encoding amino acid ABC transporter permease — protein sequence MSTDWVGPVATYMLGGLRTTIALCLITVVASTLVGIVLGTLSVIRSLPLELALRAYIEFWRGLPTVVSLFFIFFALPTIHVYVNAFIAAAVGLTLWASANIAEIVRGAIKSIPRDQFTAGAALGLGWLSVMRLIILPQALRRMIPPLVGMLANLIQTTTLAAVIGVLDVLEAGKQSVERLTLQTGNPHAIEVYAAILVVFFAICFPISQYANSLEKRLVV from the coding sequence TTGAGCACCGACTGGGTAGGCCCCGTCGCCACGTACATGCTCGGCGGATTGCGCACGACGATTGCGCTGTGCCTGATTACCGTGGTTGCGAGCACGCTCGTCGGCATCGTCCTCGGGACGCTCAGCGTGATTCGTTCGCTTCCGCTCGAGCTTGCATTGCGAGCGTATATCGAGTTTTGGCGCGGACTGCCCACCGTCGTCTCGCTGTTTTTTATTTTCTTTGCGCTGCCGACCATACACGTCTACGTGAACGCATTCATCGCCGCCGCGGTCGGGCTTACGCTCTGGGCCAGCGCGAACATCGCCGAGATCGTCCGCGGTGCGATTAAATCGATTCCCCGCGATCAATTCACGGCCGGCGCTGCGCTCGGTCTCGGCTGGCTGAGCGTGATGCGCCTGATTATCTTGCCGCAGGCTCTGCGACGCATGATTCCACCGCTCGTCGGCATGCTCGCCAATCTGATCCAGACCACGACGCTGGCTGCCGTTATCGGTGTGCTCGACGTCCTTGAAGCCGGCAAACAATCCGTCGAACGCTTGACTCTGCAGACCGGCAATCCGCACGCGATCGAAGTTTATGCCGCGATCCTCGTCGTCTTTTTCGCAATCTGTTTCCCGATCTCACAATATGCAAATTCCCTCGAGAAACGTCTCGTCGTCTAA